A genome region from Methanofastidiosum sp. includes the following:
- a CDS encoding PAS domain S-box protein yields MDKLLNSKKEEYLNNISEIYRKIFENSFDAILLVDDKSRFVDANLSAFNLLGYTKSELINMGVEDLTPKEYIEHGKKLREEFLEKGNQKGEYILLKKDKEEINVEYRGFANIVPGLHLFIIKDTNSKKLNKVLKDREKTLQGIFTASPVGINLIQNRKFIWSNEMMSQITGYPLNEIIDKNTKFLYISDEDYEKAGYDYNKKLAEGKWQKLKQDGDEKMGK; encoded by the coding sequence ATGGATAAATTATTAAATTCTAAAAAAGAGGAATATCTAAATAATATTTCAGAAATATACAGAAAAATCTTTGAAAATTCTTTTGATGCTATTCTTTTGGTAGATGATAAATCTAGATTTGTTGACGCTAATTTGAGTGCTTTTAATCTTTTAGGTTATACCAAATCAGAACTAATAAATATGGGGGTGGAGGATCTTACTCCTAAAGAATATATTGAACATGGAAAAAAATTGCGTGAAGAGTTTCTAGAAAAGGGTAATCAAAAAGGAGAGTATATCCTCTTAAAAAAAGATAAAGAAGAAATAAATGTTGAATATCGTGGATTTGCTAATATAGTGCCAGGATTGCATCTCTTTATTATTAAGGATACTAATAGCAAGAAGTTAAATAAAGTATTGAAAGATAGAGAAAAGACACTTCAAGGAATATTTACTGCAAGTCCAGTTGGAATTAACCTGATTCAGAACAGGAAGTTCATCTGGAGTAACGAAATGATGAGTCAAATAACGGGATACCCGTTAAACGAGATTATAGACAAAAACACTAAATTCCTATATATATCGGATGAAGATTATGAAAAAGCAGGATACGATTACAACAAAAAACTAGCCGAAGGTAAGTGGCAGAAGTTGAAACAAGATGGAGACGAAAAGATGGGAAAATAA